The region AGCAAAGGCCACCCGATGTTGATACTTGAAGGCATCTCACTCAAGGCACTGCCCAAGTTGTCATTTGATAGCTGTGCAAACTAGACCTGGGGATGGGTAGCTACACAGGGCAGAATTTGTCCACATCCAGGTAAGTTGATGCTACTAGGCAATTGTTTTAGATTATCTTTTATATGCTTTACAAATGTGAATTTCCTTCTGCagaaagaaataaactttaataGAACCAAATCATACCACTTGAAATCTCCCAACAACTCCTTTTGATTCCTCCACTGACACCATATGTGGCAGGACTCACTGGGCCCTCCAGCCCCTTCTGCCTCATCTTTCACTCTCTCCCATTAGCTCCTTACTCTGGTTACTCTCCTTCCTCCTGCAGAAGACTTGTTCAGGCTTTTGCCTCTTCCTGGTGAAGTCTTCCCTCACTGCTCTATAATTAACTCTACTCAACCTTGAGATCAAGCTGTACTTCCTCAGAGAAATCTTTTCTGACCACCCTGACCAAGTAAAATCTGCATATTATATATGCCGTCAGGACACCTGGCCCTCCTTCATCACAACTgtgcatattttcatttatttactggaTTTCCAATTGcttattctttctctctgttgTAAATCCCTACATAATAGAGATGTTATTAATGTAAATCCCTACATAATAGAGACTGAAACAAAACTGATGTTCAATAACTATTTATGAGATGATGAATGAAAATCAGATATAAAAATGATTTCTAGACCTTCAAGACTGGCCAGGTTCATGAGAGCTACTCAAATTCTGGTCTCTGGTCTCCTGAGACCAGTGCAAGAGAGGGTGTCCACAGCTATGTGGTGGTGTTCATTAGGAACTGCTCCTGGGTACTTGCCCTGGATGCCTTGAAAGCCTAGATTCCATCATTTGCAGCTTTTATTTGCATGATCTTTTCTACACAGCCATCTAACATACAAGTACAGCCCTCCTGAAGTTCTGGAGTTCTAGGAAGATATTTCTGTTCTAATCCATTTTATGCCTCCAAATTTAGCCCCATATTTCATGGGGATTtgatttttgtttacttgttttcagCATGAGCTTAATCTTTCTGAAGTCTAGGGAGTGGTTATACAGCCATGTTCACTGTGTAATATACTTATGATTTGTGTACTTCTCTGTGTGTTGTATTTCcatttaaaactgtaaaacatcTTTATTAAGACCTTAATAGCAGAGACAGactgagagagacaaagagagccTAAAATATATATCATAAGGGGGAAAAAGAGGATGGTTAACTAAATCACCAGCCACaacattagaaaacaaacaacaaaataatggGAAGATACAATTGTATGCACTAACCAAAATTGATGTtcaatattaatttctttttttcatttatttttattagttagaggctaattactttacaatattgtagtggtttttgccacacattgacatgaatcagccatggatttacataaaACCAGGTAATCATAGAGCAATACACACATATTGTGATtctatataataaaagaaaatctttaaacagATAATTGAGATTTATTAATGCATGTATTTTCCCCTGCCTTTCCTTTGACTGATACTCCCTACCAAAGAGAATTATGTTTGCCTTTTAAGCTTTGTGATCCCTTCTATCTTATTTATACAAGATCAATAAGATAGGGGAGAGAAAGAGTTATACAtctggagagaaaaggagaggattTTGTTCCTGGTCACTCCCTCTGAAATGAAGAATCCTGGAACAGGGCAAAAGACAGAGAAAACTAACAAAGGAACCAGAGAGACTGGGGTTACACAACTAGGGCCAGACTTAAGTCAGGtcatggaggggagaggaggagaaaaggggaagaGAGATAAAAGAAGCCACAGTTTTTGGATGTTGTAGAGCATTTAGTGGTGCTTAGTGAGAATATTCTGAGCAGCTGTAGAATATGGGACAaatgaagaggagagaaaaatgggGATTTTAGAAGTAATTTGTGGATTATGAAATAGATTGCCTACAATATTttacagcaagcagatcaaatgagtcaatcctaaaggaaattagccctgaatattcattgaaaggactgatgctgaagctgaaactccaatactttggccccctgatgcaaagaaccaacacattagaaaagatcctgatgctgggaaagattgaaggcaggatgagaagggacgacagaggatgacatggttggatggcatcaccaattccatggacatgagtttgagtaagctctgggagttggtgaaggacaaggaagactggtgtgctgcagtccatggttcacaaagagtcagacacagctgagcaactgaacaacaacagtatttttcagatacATCAATGCTGGACTGAGTTTTGGGAGATGCCATTCTCACAGAAACTAAGCCTCAGGGGACTCCAGGAGTTTTTCAGCTGTGTGTGGTTGATATATAACCAAAAGGTCTAAATGGATAAAATTCTAACTCAGCATGGACACCCCTGGAAAAGGGGGTAGAATTAGAAGTCTAAAGATAACGTTTCATTTTTATCTGTATGCGTctgttaaaatgtttatatagcTCATGCAACttagtgattttttaaacaataaatgtaaaaaagcatTATAGCATGTGTGCttggtcatatccaactcttttgcaaccccgtgggctatagcctgccagactcctctgtccatgggatttccctggcaagaatactggaatgggatgccatttccttctccaggagaacttcccaactcagggatcggacccatatctcttgtatctcctgcattgccaggcaaattctttaccaactttgCCACCTGGGAGGAAAGCATTAGATGCTTCTGTCAGTTGCAGAACAAGCTGCACTCTGACCTCCCACACTGAGGTGCCACATGGTGGTACATGAGGAAATCATGGTCCTGGACAAGACTGCTCCCAGCTCTGAGCAGGCATCCAGTGACTGGGCTGCAAGTTGATGGCATTTGAATAGAGGGATGGAATATGATTGTGGAGCCATGGGTGATTTCAATGTTTAAATGCAACACAGGAGTCCAGACCACTTTCTGTCCCAGGGTGACTCAAAAGAGGTTGcttagaaacaaacacaaaattctCTGTTCTTGTAAAAACATCCATTTATGCATTCACCAAACACATCTCCAGGGCTCATGCACCAAGCCTTGCAGGGTTGCTTTGAACATCACTTATCCCTCTACCTCTTCTTTTAATGTGTGGGTTTATAGTCTCTAGTTACTAAAAAACAATTTACCCCAAGCCCTCCAGAGTTAGCAAAGTCATGGAGAAAAAGGTGCTAATGAGGAAGAGTGCCTGGTCTTAGGACCCAAACGACTGTCCACAAGGCTTATCTTCCTCTCTGAAACCTCCCACTCACTACCTGAGCTGTCTCTCCAGTGCTGACAGGGAGATGTCTACCGGCTTCAGGGCAGCTTTAGCTTCTTCTCTTAACTCTTCACTCTATGGTATCAGGAGGGCAAGCTTATCAGATGAGTAAACACCCACCATGAGTTCACGTCCACTCACACAGCAGCTGGAATATAACTGTGATGCtcctgggaagttctgattccaTAGCTGCTTCTCCATTCAGGATGACAAACTCTGAGTTTACATCCAGTGGTCATGCTACCAGGACATCCTCATCAAGGCCATACCCTTTCCTCAGATTGATCAGAGGGCAACAGAGAGTTGTCCTTTAGCCCCCAAATCTTCCGCCCCGGATCCTGATAACATGtgtgctgctaagttgcttcagttgtgtccaactctttgtgaccctatggactgtaacccaccaggctcctctgtccatgggattctccaggcaagaatgctggagtgggttgccatgctttttctccaaggaatcttcccaacccagggatcaagcctgcgtctcttacatctcctgcattagcaggaaggttcttcaccactagtatcCCTGGGAAGCTTAACTTGCATAGGGAAGTTTATTCCCAGCATTCTGGGAGGCAAAAGAGTCCCCAGGGGCCACCAGCCCAACCTGCTTGTTCATGCCCTGCAGATGTTTCATCTTGCTGAGAAACAAGAGTAGAGTGGGAAAGGTAGATGAGTTTCTGAGGGAAAAGTGTATATATGAACCAAATAAACAGGAAGTCACTATGAACTGCATTCAAAGCTTTATTCTTGCCAGAGTTTGGGAGTTGCGCTAACTCTGGTAGGCTGCCTTAATAACGAAGCAAGGTAGGGAGGTGGAGCAATGAGATTGAATACAGGGAGGGGAGCAGAAGCTGGGGAGTCTCCCAGAAGATAGAGCAGGGTGGTGAGTTCTGGAGCAGAGCTGTTCTTCTGTATTTAACAGTCGCAGTCATCGTCGCAATCACAGCATGCAGGACCTCGGGACCTCATGGGAATAATTCCTAGACAACAACACCCAGAGCCACAGCATCCAGAGCCACAGCACCCAGAGCTGCAGCACCCAGAACTGCAGCACCCAGAGTCACAGCATCCGGAATCCTCACAGCCACCAGACGATCCTGAGTTGCAGTCCTGGGGCCGTTGGATCCAGCGTCTCAGGGGACTCACCCCGAAGGTGCGGGGAGCCAGACAGCAGTAGCTGGTGGAGCAGGGAGCAGAGCATGGATCAGGGACACAACATGAGGTGACTGAGCCTCTTACAGGAGCCTGAGCATAGTAGGTTTGGGAAGGAGCAGGGGTCTGAACATAGTATGTCTGGGTCTGGCAAGGGGCTGGGGATTTCACATAGGTCGTCTGGCATGGAGCAGGGCACTTCACAAATGTCTGGCAGGGAGCTGGGTATTTCACATAGGTCGTCTGGCTTGGAGCTGGGCACTTCACGAGGGTCTGGCAAGGAGTTACACATTTCACATAGGTTTTCGTCTGGAACGGAGCTGGGCATTTCACGTAGTTTTGAGTTGGACACAGAGGTGGACATTTCACATAGGTTTGAGTCAGACATGGACCTGGGCATTTCACAAAGGTTTGAGTTGGACATGGAGGTGAGCATTTCACGAAGGTTTGAGTCGGACATGGAGGTGGGCATTTTACAGAAGTACATTTGGTACTCTGCACAACCCCCAATCCTGAACCTTTCACGCAAGATGGAGGGAATTGTGTCTGTTTCTGCTGGTCACACATCTTCCTGTGGCTTtgcaaaatctgaaaagaaagttCTCATTAGGTCTAAGAAGGCTTCCAAGGAAACCTGCAGCTTCCCCTTTGGATAAAGTGGCCTGTAAGCGGTAGCCTTTTTGAGAAGGTCACAGGCACCAAGATCTGGCATTAGGGCAGACTCAGAATCAGGGATCCTAGGCTCAGCTCTTGTGACTTGATCTGAGCTGGGTGCCTTTGCATAAGTCACTGCTCACCTGTGGGAATCTGTTTccaaaatggaaaatgaagaggaagagtTTGACAGAGAGATCTCCATGTTTCTACCCAACTCTTCAAGTGACTCGTTTCACCTACTCCAACTCCTGCATTATGAATTCACCTGGGGAAATTGTCATTTCCCAGCTGATTTCCCCTCCCCACCAAGTCCCCCACAagaggcttctcttctttcttctgtccGGCCAGCCAAGACCCAGGGATTCCAAATTCACATCACCAGAGGCTGAATCAACCTGAGTCTCAAGCTGATCCTAACAGAGGTAGGACAAATTTGAATAAGTCTCCACCTTTTGCTCTTTGGATCAGCAGTACTATCCTTGCACCTCATTAATGGACCCAAGAGAGGATGGCACAGCTGAACTCGAAGAGGGAGAGGGTGGTGACCCAGTTCTCTGCAAAACCCTCTCATGCAGAACT is a window of Muntiacus reevesi chromosome 1, mMunRee1.1, whole genome shotgun sequence DNA encoding:
- the KPLCE gene encoding protein KPLCE encodes the protein MCDQQKQTQFPPSCVKGSGLGVVQSTKCTSVKCPPPCPTQTFVKCSPPCPTQTFVKCPGPCLTQTYVKCPPLCPTQNYVKCPAPFQTKTYVKCVTPCQTLVKCPAPSQTTYVKYPAPCQTFVKCPAPCQTTYVKSPAPCQTQTYYVQTPAPSQTYYAQAPVRGSVTSCCVPDPCSAPCSTSYCCLAPRTFGVSPLRRWIQRPQDCNSGSSGGCEDSGCCDSGCCSSGCCSSGCCGSGCCGSGCCCLGIIPMRSRGPACCDCDDDCDC